In a genomic window of Scyliorhinus torazame isolate Kashiwa2021f chromosome 5, sScyTor2.1, whole genome shotgun sequence:
- the LOC140420457 gene encoding uncharacterized protein: MEKPWKCEDCGKGFRAPCELERHQRSHTGERPFTCSQCEKGFTEMGNLRKHERVHTGERPFTCPQCEKGFTNISSLRTHERVHTGERPFTCPQCEKGFTDIGSLRRHERVHTGERPFTCPQCEKGFTDIGNLRRHERVHTGERPFTCSQCEKGFTDISSLRTHERVHTGERPFTCPQCEKGFTNIGSLRQHERVHTGERPFTCPQCEKRFNYIGNLRQHERVHTGERPFTCSQCEKRFNVIGSLRQHERVHTGERPFTCSQCEKGFTNIGHLRRHERVHTGERPFTCPQCEKGFTEMGSLRRHERVHTGERPFTCSQCEKRFNYIGNLRKHERVHTGERPFTCSQCGKGFTNISSLRRHERVHTGEMPFTCSDCGKGFFQLSDLQSHQRVHTGEKPFICTVCDKGFAHSSHLLKHNVNHTKSRPFKCSDCKRGFKSSQLLMSHQRFHSEERPFSCSHCTKSFSTSSNLRRHQRGHTGESPFTSPTGKRFTWSSLAEPQRHSHQ; encoded by the coding sequence atggagaaaccatggaaatgtgaggattgtgggaagggattcagagccccgtgcgagctggaaaggcatcaacgcagtcacactggagagaggcctttcacctgctctcagtgtgaaaagggattcactgaaatgggcaacctgcggaaacacgaacgagttcacactggagagaggcctttcacctgccctcagtgtgaaaagggattcactaacattagcagcctgcggacacacgaacgagttcacactggagagagacctttcacctgccctcagtgtgaaaagggattcactgacattggcagcctgcggagacacgaacgagttcacactggggagaggcctttcacctgccctcagtgtgaaaagggattcactgacattggcaacctgcggagacacgaacgagttcacactggagagaggcctttcacctgctctcagtgtgaaaagggattcactgacattagcagcctgcggacacacgaacgagttcacactggagagaggcctttcacctgccctcagtgtgaaaagggattcactaacattggcagcctgcggcaacacgaacgagttcacactggggagaggcctttcacctgccctcagtgtgaaaagagattcaattatattggcaacctgcggcaacacgaacgagttcacactggagagaggcctttcacctgctctcagtgtgaaaagagattcaatgtcattggcagcctgcggcaacacgaacgagttcacactggggagaggccattcacctgctctcagtgtgaaaagggattcactaacattggccacctgcggagacacgaacgagttcacactggagagaggcctttcacctgccctcagtgtgaaaagggattcactgaaatgggcagcctgcggagacacgaacgagttcacactggagagagaccattcacctgctctcagtgtgaaaagagattcaattatattggcaacctgcggaaacacgaacgagttcacactggagagaggcctttcacctgctctcagtgtggaaagggattcactaacattagcagcctgcggaggcacgaacgagttcacaccggggagatgccattcacctgctctgactgtgggaagggattctttcAGTTGTCCGACCTGCAgagtcaccagagagttcacaccggggagaagccgttcatctgcactgtgtgtgataagggatttgctcattcatcccacctgctgaaacacaatgtcaatcacaccaagagcaggccctttaaatgctctgactgcaagaggggtttcaaaagctctcagctactgatgtcccaccagcgctttcactctgaggagagaccgttcagctgctctcattgcacaaagagctttagtaCCTCATCCaacttgcggagacaccagcgaggtcacactggggagagcccgttTACCtcgccgactgggaaaagattcacttggtcatcacttgctgagccacaacgtcactcacaccaatga